In Pirellulales bacterium, the following are encoded in one genomic region:
- a CDS encoding DUF1992 domain-containing protein, protein MAKDQGWMSGRAIEIIADDKIRAAQAAGQFDNLPGLGRPHPIFDEEYDPHWWIRRKLAREGLRADPDLARLDDRR, encoded by the coding sequence ATGGCCAAAGATCAAGGTTGGATGTCAGGCCGCGCGATCGAGATTATCGCCGACGACAAGATCCGCGCCGCGCAGGCCGCCGGGCAATTCGACAATCTGCCAGGGCTCGGCCGGCCCCACCCGATCTTCGACGAGGAGTACGATCCGCACTGGTGGATCCGCCGCAAGCTGGCGCGCGAAGGATTGCGCGCGGACCCGGACCTTGCGCGTTTGGACGACCGGCGCTAA
- the cls gene encoding cardiolipin synthase, which yields MLDELDPTGWYTTSLLIADWLIRLGLSVRVIMRGRPVGFTLAWLSVILIFPLGGAVLYLMFGELRLGRRRADWAERIHGPYRQWLADLNGREQVDWRPLGSESQSLSQLCDSAVGIPALPGNEMRLLDNAEETFRALVVDIDAARRTVHLEFYIWAVGGTADEVAAALLRAAARGVTCRVLVDAVGSHEFLESNLARRLREGKVHLHSALPVGLFRMLFYRLDLRMHRKIVVIDGEIAYTGSMNLVDPRFFKQNADVGQWVDAMLRMRGPAVEALGVTFIEDWEFETGEGVEQLRETGDVHAVATAGESAVQVIPSGPVLPVQAIQAILLQAIYSAREELVLTTPYFVPDELMLTALLSAAGRGVRVTIILPARVDSRLVRMASQAHKGDLLAAGVRIMLFESGLLHTKSVTVDDKLSLFGSLNLDPRSLQLNFEITLAVYDQDFTNRLRALQNSYITASTAMDRKRWERRSFRVRFVDNAARLLSPLL from the coding sequence ATGCTCGACGAGCTCGATCCGACAGGTTGGTACACCACGTCGCTGCTGATCGCCGATTGGCTGATTCGCCTGGGACTATCGGTGCGCGTCATTATGCGCGGTCGGCCCGTAGGTTTCACGCTGGCCTGGTTGTCCGTGATCCTGATCTTTCCATTGGGTGGCGCGGTGCTGTACCTGATGTTCGGCGAGCTACGGCTCGGACGACGCCGCGCGGATTGGGCCGAACGCATCCATGGTCCCTATCGCCAATGGCTGGCCGATCTGAACGGCCGCGAGCAAGTCGATTGGCGGCCGCTGGGCTCCGAATCTCAATCGCTCAGCCAGCTTTGCGATAGCGCGGTCGGTATCCCGGCCCTGCCTGGCAACGAAATGCGGCTGCTCGACAACGCCGAGGAAACGTTCCGCGCGCTGGTGGTCGATATCGACGCCGCGCGGCGCACCGTTCACCTGGAGTTCTATATCTGGGCCGTCGGCGGCACGGCTGACGAAGTGGCCGCAGCGCTGTTGCGCGCCGCGGCGCGGGGCGTCACCTGCCGCGTACTGGTCGACGCCGTGGGCAGCCACGAATTTCTGGAAAGTAATCTGGCCCGCCGGCTTCGCGAGGGGAAAGTCCACCTGCACTCGGCATTGCCAGTGGGGCTGTTCCGCATGCTGTTCTATCGCCTCGATCTGCGCATGCATCGCAAGATCGTCGTGATCGATGGCGAGATCGCTTACACCGGCAGCATGAACCTGGTGGATCCGCGCTTCTTCAAGCAAAACGCTGATGTCGGACAATGGGTCGACGCCATGTTGCGCATGCGCGGGCCGGCCGTCGAAGCCCTGGGCGTTACCTTCATTGAGGATTGGGAGTTCGAGACCGGCGAAGGGGTCGAGCAACTGCGTGAAACGGGGGACGTACACGCCGTCGCGACCGCCGGCGAATCCGCTGTGCAAGTCATCCCCTCGGGCCCAGTGCTCCCGGTGCAAGCGATCCAGGCGATTCTGTTGCAGGCGATCTATAGTGCCCGCGAAGAGCTGGTCCTGACGACGCCCTATTTCGTTCCGGACGAATTGATGCTGACGGCGTTACTGTCCGCGGCCGGGCGAGGCGTGCGCGTGACGATCATCTTGCCGGCCCGTGTCGACTCGCGGCTGGTTCGCATGGCCAGCCAGGCCCACAAAGGTGATCTTTTGGCGGCCGGCGTGCGGATCATGCTCTTCGAGAGCGGGCTGCTACATACCAAGAGCGTGACGGTCGACGACAAGCTGAGCCTTTTCGGCAGCTTGAATCTCGACCCGCGCAGCCTGCAATTGAATTTCGAAATCACGCTGGCCGTCTACGATCAGGATTTTACGAACCGGCTGCGCGCTCTGCAAAACAGCTATATCACGGCTTCGACGGCCATGGATCGCAAACGATGGGAACGCCGCTCGTTCCGCGTGCGCTTCGTGGATAATGCGGCCCGACTGTTGAGCCCGCTGTTGTAG
- a CDS encoding PIG-L family deacetylase encodes MSEPLRLLILGAHPDDAEFYAGGLAAIYRSLGHVVKIISLTNGDAGHHELSGQPLAARRADEMRAAAGRIGAEATPWPNHDGQLEPSLDLRWQVIRELRSFAPDLVLTHRDNDYHPDHRACGHVVRDASYLVTVPTIVPEVPILRHPPVIAYLPDRFTRPNPLRGDVVVDVGGEVDAIIDMLACHASQVFEWLPFNRGILDQVPADASARRDWLRDWYLAYLRPQADRYRQELIATYGRERGEKIEYAEIFEISEYAALLDANARQRLFPFVPS; translated from the coding sequence ATGTCGGAACCGCTGCGGTTATTAATCCTGGGTGCTCATCCCGACGATGCCGAGTTTTACGCCGGTGGCCTGGCCGCGATTTATCGCTCGCTGGGCCACGTGGTGAAAATCATCTCACTCACCAACGGCGACGCGGGGCATCATGAACTTTCAGGCCAGCCGCTGGCCGCCCGCCGGGCCGACGAAATGCGCGCCGCGGCCGGCCGTATCGGCGCCGAAGCAACGCCGTGGCCGAATCACGACGGCCAACTCGAGCCCTCGCTCGATCTGCGCTGGCAGGTGATTCGCGAACTGCGCAGCTTCGCGCCCGATTTGGTTCTGACACATCGCGACAACGATTATCATCCCGACCATCGCGCCTGTGGCCACGTGGTGCGCGACGCATCGTACCTCGTAACGGTCCCCACGATCGTGCCCGAGGTCCCCATCCTGCGGCATCCGCCCGTGATTGCCTATCTGCCCGACCGGTTCACGCGCCCCAATCCGCTGCGCGGCGACGTGGTCGTCGACGTGGGAGGCGAAGTAGACGCGATCATCGACATGCTCGCCTGCCACGCCTCGCAGGTGTTCGAGTGGTTGCCATTCAATCGCGGCATCCTCGACCAGGTTCCCGCCGACGCGTCGGCCCGCCGCGATTGGCTGCGCGATTGGTACCTGGCCTACCTGCGCCCGCAAGCCGATCGCTACCGCCAGGAATTGATCGCCACTTACGGCCGCGAGCGCGGCGAGAAAATCGAGTACGCCGAAATCTTCGAAATCAGCGAATACGCCGCCCTGCTCGACGCCAACGCCCGCCAGCGGCTCTTCCCCTTCGTTCCAAGTTAA
- a CDS encoding DUF1028 domain-containing protein has product MPLLQSKKSYRLSPAAQAGAALAVIAALVAAIGLGLHARRAPAPGVPAVPAIATNAQKSAIAVSTNDQNGDPAAVLDPEFHTFSICAIDPTAAQCGVAVTTRVTQVGRYVPWVRAGVGAVATQATTAVKYGRQGLDLLAAGKTPAAAIDELLADDINREHRQLGIIDMQGRTAAFTGQENGVYASSRQGKNYTVQGNLLVGREVIDAVADSFEATDGTQRPLADRLIAALDAGQHAGGDKRKGRMQSASLVVADEHHAGVADDHIVETLQVAEHSEPVGELRRQYDAIHERLGHRTFAIVEGRDVVQLKQMLHRLKLLWPDRAEFPSRNDEPDLDRFDTATAAAVDRFRAEQGLPTAEDKLGHPPGLVDQPLIDALFKAYYNAIKEPAAPTPSATPSEK; this is encoded by the coding sequence ATGCCGCTGCTGCAATCAAAAAAATCGTACCGGCTTTCGCCCGCGGCACAGGCCGGCGCGGCGCTGGCAGTCATTGCAGCGCTGGTAGCAGCGATCGGCTTAGGGCTTCACGCTCGTCGAGCGCCGGCGCCTGGTGTGCCAGCGGTGCCAGCAATTGCAACCAACGCGCAGAAGTCTGCGATAGCGGTTTCGACAAACGATCAGAACGGCGATCCGGCCGCCGTGCTCGATCCCGAGTTTCACACCTTCTCGATCTGCGCCATCGATCCCACGGCCGCGCAGTGCGGCGTAGCGGTCACTACGCGTGTCACGCAGGTCGGGCGTTACGTTCCGTGGGTTCGCGCCGGCGTCGGCGCCGTAGCAACCCAGGCCACGACGGCCGTCAAATATGGTCGCCAGGGACTCGATCTGCTGGCCGCCGGCAAGACGCCCGCCGCAGCGATCGACGAGCTGCTCGCGGACGACATCAACCGCGAGCATCGCCAACTGGGCATCATCGACATGCAAGGCCGCACCGCCGCTTTCACCGGTCAGGAAAACGGCGTCTACGCCAGCTCGCGGCAGGGAAAGAATTACACCGTGCAGGGGAACTTGCTCGTCGGCCGCGAAGTGATCGACGCCGTGGCCGACAGCTTCGAGGCCACCGATGGTACCCAGCGTCCGCTGGCCGATCGTTTGATCGCGGCACTCGATGCCGGCCAACACGCCGGCGGCGACAAGCGCAAAGGCCGCATGCAATCCGCTTCGCTCGTCGTGGCCGACGAGCACCACGCCGGCGTGGCCGACGACCACATCGTCGAAACCCTGCAAGTGGCTGAGCATTCAGAGCCGGTCGGCGAACTGCGCCGCCAGTACGACGCCATCCACGAACGGCTCGGGCATCGCACGTTCGCGATCGTCGAGGGGCGCGACGTCGTGCAGCTCAAGCAGATGCTGCATCGCTTGAAATTGTTATGGCCCGACCGCGCGGAGTTCCCGTCACGTAATGACGAGCCCGATCTCGATCGTTTCGACACCGCCACGGCCGCGGCGGTCGACCGATTCCGCGCCGAGCAAGGGCTGCCGACGGCCGAAGACAAACTCGGCCACCCGCCCGGCTTGGTCGATCAGCCCCTGATCGACGCGCTCTTCAAGGCGTATTACAACGCCATCAAAGAGCCGGCCGCGCCGACACCATCCGCGACGCCCTCTGAGAAATAA
- a CDS encoding RidA family protein, with translation MSAEARLGELKLQLPPAPKPAGVYKPVAIIGNVAYVSGHGPLKSDGTLITGKVGSEIDQQAGYDAARQTGLAILATLRAHFGTLDRVTRLVKTLGMVNAAPDFQQHPAVINGFSDLMSQVFGADHGVGARSAVGMGSLPGNISVEIEAIFEVKSA, from the coding sequence GTGAGCGCTGAAGCACGACTGGGCGAACTGAAACTGCAACTTCCCCCGGCCCCCAAGCCGGCCGGCGTTTATAAGCCCGTCGCCATCATCGGCAACGTCGCTTATGTGTCGGGACATGGACCGCTGAAGTCCGACGGCACGTTGATCACCGGCAAGGTGGGCTCCGAGATCGACCAACAGGCCGGTTACGACGCCGCGCGGCAGACAGGCCTGGCGATTCTTGCCACGCTGCGTGCCCATTTCGGCACATTGGACCGCGTCACGCGCCTCGTGAAGACGCTGGGCATGGTCAATGCCGCCCCGGATTTTCAACAGCACCCGGCCGTCATCAATGGCTTCAGCGATCTGATGTCGCAGGTCTTCGGCGCAGACCACGGCGTCGGCGCTCGCAGCGCCGTCGGCATGGGCTCGCTCCCCGGCAACATCTCGGTCGAGATCGAAGCGATTTTCGAAGTGAAGAGCGCTTAA
- the hisI gene encoding phosphoribosyl-AMP cyclohydrolase, protein MSNQASAEAPIPDFAKGNGLLPAVAQDAQTGEVLMVAYMNAESFAETVATGRAVYFSRSKGRLWRKGEESGHVQRVLSILVDCDADTILLKVEQQGPACHEGYRSCFFREVTTHDGKIAPGGVKIIAERLADPATIYGRK, encoded by the coding sequence GTGTCCAACCAAGCTTCTGCCGAAGCACCGATTCCCGACTTTGCCAAGGGCAACGGTCTGTTGCCGGCCGTCGCGCAGGACGCCCAAACGGGCGAAGTCCTGATGGTGGCGTATATGAACGCCGAAAGCTTCGCCGAAACTGTCGCTACGGGCCGGGCTGTTTATTTCAGCCGCAGCAAAGGACGCCTGTGGCGCAAAGGCGAAGAGAGCGGCCACGTGCAGCGAGTCCTGTCGATTCTCGTCGACTGCGATGCGGACACGATCCTGTTGAAGGTTGAGCAGCAAGGCCCTGCCTGTCACGAAGGGTATCGCAGTTGCTTCTTCCGCGAGGTCACCACCCACGACGGCAAAATTGCCCCGGGTGGCGTAAAGATCATCGCCGAGCGCTTGGCCGACCCCGCCACGATCTACGGGCGCAAATAG
- a CDS encoding glycosyltransferase, whose protein sequence is MKSSLTMIVPVRNDAGCLSHIFTHALEILPELTPRWNLVLIDDGSSDATPEVLAELARNYPQVSVLHHSVSKGDSACFRRGALVTHSDLLLMRASDCDLDLTGMQKMWKRAASHPLVVARSHGEDARDRIALGGRRKPRATARGPGLQLIQRRALSAWLAGHEDHDLQGYLQAKRYPQHEVELRRWDMAWLPAQQLNSTVFVPQHCDRGEMAGRPKRPNYLLRLKAFALGE, encoded by the coding sequence TTGAAATCTTCCCTCACGATGATCGTGCCCGTTCGCAACGACGCGGGCTGCCTGTCGCACATCTTCACGCACGCGTTGGAAATCCTGCCAGAGCTGACGCCACGCTGGAACCTGGTGTTGATCGACGACGGGTCGAGCGATGCTACGCCCGAGGTGCTGGCGGAACTGGCGCGCAACTATCCCCAAGTGTCGGTGCTGCATCACTCGGTGTCGAAGGGGGATAGCGCGTGCTTTCGCCGGGGCGCGCTCGTGACGCATAGCGACCTGCTGCTGATGCGCGCTAGCGACTGCGACCTGGACCTGACAGGGATGCAGAAAATGTGGAAGCGCGCGGCATCGCATCCGCTGGTCGTGGCGCGTTCGCATGGTGAAGACGCGCGTGATCGGATCGCCCTAGGGGGGCGCCGCAAGCCACGCGCTACGGCGCGTGGGCCGGGGCTGCAGTTGATTCAACGGCGCGCCTTGTCAGCATGGCTGGCCGGACACGAGGATCATGATCTGCAGGGATATCTGCAAGCCAAACGCTATCCGCAGCACGAGGTCGAATTGCGACGCTGGGATATGGCATGGCTGCCGGCGCAGCAGCTCAATTCCACGGTGTTTGTGCCGCAGCATTGCGATCGTGGTGAAATGGCGGGCCGCCCGAAACGCCCCAACTATCTGCTGCGGCTGAAGGCGTTCGCGCTGGGGGAATAA